In Bradyrhizobium sp. 195, the sequence TAGATCACCGAGCCGGAGCCTAGGAACAGCAGCGCCTTGAAGAAGGCGTGCGTGAACAGGTGGAACATGCCGACCGAATAGGCCCCTGCTCCCATCGCCACGAACATGTAGCCGAGCTGCGAACAGGTCGAGTAGGCGACGATGCGCTTGATGTCGTTCTGGACGAGACCGACGGTCGCGGCAAAGAATGCCGTGGTGGCGCCGAAGAACATCACGACGGCCTGCGCATTCGGCGCGAGCTCGAACAGCGGCGACAGGCGCGCCACCATGAACACGCCCGCGGTGACCATGGTCGCGGCGTGGATCAGCGCGGAGACCGGGGTCGGACCTTCCATCGCGTCCGGCAACCAGGTGTGCAGCAGGAACTGCGCCGACTTGCCCATCGCACCCATGAACAGGAGGAGGCAGGTCAGGGTCAGCGCATCGGCATGCCAGCCAAGGAAGTTGATGGTCTTGCCGGTCAGACCGGGCGCGGCATGGAAGATCGTCTCGAAATCGGTCGAGCCGACCAGCATGAAGATCGCGAAGATGCCGAGCGCAAAACCGAAATCGCCGACGCGGTTGACGACGAAGGCCTTGATGGCGGCGGCGTTGGCCGTCGGCTTCTGGTACCAGAACCCAATCAAGAGGTAGCTGGCGAGACCCACGCCTTCCCAGCCGAAGAACAGCTGCACGAGGTTGTCCGCCGTCACCAGCATCAGCATGGCGAAGGTGAACAGGCTGAGATAGCCGAAGAAGCGTGGCCGGTTCGGATCCTCGTCCATGTAGCCGATGGAATAGAGGTGCACGAGCGAGGACACGGTCGTCACCACCACCAGCATCACGGCGGTAAGCGTGTCGACCCGCAGCGTCCACCAGACCTGCAAGTCTCCGGAGAAGATCCAGGGCAGCAGCTGGATCCTGTAGTCGTGGTGCATGAAGCCGACATCGACCAGCGTCATCCAGGACAGCGCCGCCGAGACGAACAGCAGCGCGGTCGTGATCAGCTCGGCAGCGCGCGAGCCGGCCGCCGGCGGCTCGGTCGGGCCATGGCCGTGATCATCGTGCCCGTCGCCGGGCTCATGATGCGTCTCGTGGATGACGGAGGCATCCTCATTGATCGTATCGGAAGCATGGCCATGCGCACCGTGACCATGGTCGCCGTGATGCTCGAGCTCGTCGCCTGAGGGATTGCGGGCATGCGCGCCGAACAGCGCGATGAAGCCGGCCAGAATGGCGCCCAGCAGAGGCAGAAAGACAATTGCCTGAACCATGACTGAGCTCAGCCCTTCATCAGATTGACGTCCTCAACCGCGATCGAGCCGCGGTTGCGGAAATAGACCACCAGGATAGCGAGACCGATCGCGGCTTCAGCGGCTGCGACGGTCAGCACCAAAAGCGCGAAGACCTGGCCGACGATGTCGCCGAGGAAGGTCGAGAACGCGACGAGGTTGATGTTGACCGAGAGCAGGATCAGCTCGATCGACATCAGGATGACGATGATGTTCTTGCGGTTCAGG encodes:
- the nuoL gene encoding NADH-quinone oxidoreductase subunit L, with product MVQAIVFLPLLGAILAGFIALFGAHARNPSGDELEHHGDHGHGAHGHASDTINEDASVIHETHHEPGDGHDDHGHGPTEPPAAGSRAAELITTALLFVSAALSWMTLVDVGFMHHDYRIQLLPWIFSGDLQVWWTLRVDTLTAVMLVVVTTVSSLVHLYSIGYMDEDPNRPRFFGYLSLFTFAMLMLVTADNLVQLFFGWEGVGLASYLLIGFWYQKPTANAAAIKAFVVNRVGDFGFALGIFAIFMLVGSTDFETIFHAAPGLTGKTINFLGWHADALTLTCLLLFMGAMGKSAQFLLHTWLPDAMEGPTPVSALIHAATMVTAGVFMVARLSPLFELAPNAQAVVMFFGATTAFFAATVGLVQNDIKRIVAYSTCSQLGYMFVAMGAGAYSVGMFHLFTHAFFKALLFLGSGSVIYAMHHEQDIRNMGGLWRKIPYTYAVMVVGTLALTGFPLTAGYFSKDAIIEAAYASHNPFGVYGFLMTVVAAGLTSFYSWRLIFKTFHGEPHDEHHYEAAHEAPLWILIPIGVLAVGSFVAGLPFKELFAGHGVEEFFRESVKMNPHIIEEMHHIPETIAFLPTVMMVLGFLVSYLFYIRRPYLPVELANTQPMLYQFLLNKWYFDELYDIIFVRPAKWIGYQLWKKGDGFIIDGLGPDGVSARVLDVTRNVVKIQTGYLYHYAFAMLIGAAGLITWFMFGFGGQ
- the nuoK gene encoding NADH-quinone oxidoreductase subunit NuoK, with product MTIGLGHYLAVGAILFTLGILGIFLNRKNIIVILMSIELILLSVNINLVAFSTFLGDIVGQVFALLVLTVAAAEAAIGLAILVVYFRNRGSIAVEDVNLMKG